A window of Nocardia arthritidis genomic DNA:
GGCCAACTGCTCGACCAGTTGACGTCCCGCGCCGGTCCTGGCCGGGAGATAGCGTGGCAGCAGCAGTGCCGCGATGCCCCCGAGCAGCAGGGCGGCCCCGACCAACGCGTTTCGGCCCACTACGGCGAGCGCGATCGTCATGCCGATACCGGCCAGCACGAGCGGCACGCCCAGCCAAAGCGATCGTCTGCGGGTGCGGTCGGCGAGTAGACCCTGGCCGACGGCATCGGACAGCAGTGCCGCGCGTACCGGTTCGATCGCGGTGCCCGGCAGCTCGGAGATGGTCGCCGTAGCCGAATCACCGGGCAGCAGTGCGTGATACAACGCGCGTTCGTAATCGCGCAGCTGCTCGTCGGCCGGGTGCGCCCGGGTGATCCGCCAATCCGATTCGCCGATCGGCTCGATCCACAGATAGCGGCGCACCGCGAGATCCACGACGGTGGCCGCGAGCGCGGCCGCGTTCGCCGAGGCGTGGAGCAGCACACCGGCCTGGCCGGGCAGGACGGCGCCGGGCGAGACGAACTGGGTCTGATTTCCGTTGCGCCACAGTGGTTCCACTGCCTTATCGCTGGACGGGGCCGCGGCGTCCTTGCGTCGAGTCCACACCAGGTAGCCGCCGAATGCGGCGAGGGCGAGCAGTAGGACGCCGAAGGCGATCAGCACCGGTGTGGTGATCGTGAACGCGCCGGATCGGCTGCTGTCATGGATTTCGGCGTTGGCGGGCACGGTGCCCGGCGGCAGCTGCAGGGTGACGTCGAGCAGGTCGCCGCGGTGCAGACCGTCCTGTCGCAGTTGCAGCACACCGTCCGGTTCCACGTGCGCACCAGCACAATTCGTGGTTCGACCGGCCGGGCCGATTCGGCAATCCGCGATACCCATGCGGAAGCTCGGGCTGATCACCGATGCCTCGATCGCTGCGACATCGGCATCGAGCACACCGGTCCACTTGAACAGCTGAGTGCCGGGTGCGTCGCTGACCACGCCGTGCACCGTGTACTTGACGGTGGATTCGCCGGGCGGTGCGTCGATGACGAACTTGTCGCCGTCGGATTTCGCCGTGCCCGGCCCGGTGGTCGCGACGTCGGTGACGGTGAAACGCCGTTCCACATTGTCGTGCAACACGATTCGCAGCGGCAGCAGCATATGGAACCGGCCGCCCTGCGGGACGGTGACGGTCTCGGCCACCTCGAGCAGACCCGCCTCGCTCAGCTTGATGTCGGCCTTGATCGTGGCGCCGGGCGGATCCTGCGCCCGCGCGGGCGCGACGACGAAAAAGGTGGTGAGCGCGAGCAATAGAGCGCCGAAGGCCGCCCCCCGAATGATCAGCATGGGGCCATAGCCTAGACACATTGGTATTCTTCGTCAGCCGCTGTCGGATACCGGAAGAAGCAGGGGGCGTGGGGGAAATGAGCGTGCGATACCGAACCTCGCGGGGTCGGCTATGACACAGCCACCCGGATACCCGGGCGGTCCGCCCGCCGGAATGCCTTATGGTCAGCCGGGATACGGACCCTCCGGATACGGCCCACCTCCGGGGTACGGGGCGCCGCTGCCGCCGCCGGGCGCGTATGTGCCTGCCCCGCTGCGGCTTCGGCCGTTGCCGCCGCCCGGATATCCCGGGCAGCCCGCTCCCGGGTACTACGGGCAACCTCAGGCACCGAAGGGGTCTGGTTGCGGCAGCGGGCTATTGGTGGCCGTGATCCTATTGGCCGTGGTCGGTGCGCTCGGGTACTACTCGGTGTGGAAGCCCTCACTTCCGGTCGACACGACCGCTGTGCGGCCGAGCTACACCTATGCGCCGACCTCGTCTCCGACCACCCTCGCGACAACAACTGTCCCGGTATCGACGACGGTCAAGACCTACTCGCCGACCGCTACCGCAGGACCGCTGACCGGGTCGGTCGCCCCGTCGCTGAATATCCCGACGCCGACGAAACCCGCTGGGCCGCAACCGGTTATCGCACTCGCCGACAATCCGCTGTTCAGCGACGCGGGGTGGGGGCTGCCCAACATTCCGTGCGACTACCCGGACTGGTCCGCCGATCCCGCCGCGGCGCGCGCGTTCTTCGAGGCTGCGCGAACCTGCCTGGACGGCATGTGGCGGCCGATTCTGCGTGCCGCGAATCTGCCGTTCGCCACCCCGAATCTCGAGGTTCCCGCCCGCGCGGCGGACACATCGTCGCCGTGCACCGGCAGCGGTGGGAGCTACGCGGCCTTCTACTGCTCGGCCAACAGCACCATCTATATGCCGCTCGACCACATCCAGGTCGAACTCCACGGCGACGATATCGAAATCTATCTGGCGATCTTCGCCCACGAGTACGGGCACCACGTGCAGGCCATGAGCGGCGTGACGGAGAAATCGAATCGCGATCGCTACCGCGCCGGACAGAATTCCGCACTGGGAACCGAACTTTCGCGCCGCCTGGAGCTGGAGGCGCAATGTTTCGGCGGGATGTTCATCGGATCGTCGGTCTTCGAGGGCACCCTGACGGCCGCGCAGGGCCAGCACGATCTGCAGGACAACTACCGGCGCGGCGACTCGCCCGGCGATGTGCGCGATCACGGCACCAAACAGCATTACGGCCTGTGGTGGGAATGGGGCTATTCGAATAACCGGGTGCAGAAATGCAATACCTGGAACGCCACCTCGGATGTGGTGTCCTGAGCCGGATTTCACCAGCCCCTCGCGTCAGCAACCAGCCTGACCGAACATCCGCGCCGTGGTTCGGCGCGAGACGGTCTGGCAGGCTGGCGGTATGACGCATGAGGTACAGCGCGCTGTTGCTTGGCCGTTTCCGGGTGATCGTTTTCCGGAGCATTTGGGTGTGATCGTTCAAATGACCGTGGTAGCAGGGGAAGAGCCGGTCCGAGTGGTGACCCATTGGGATGACGGCGACTGGACCTTCGCGGACGGTGTGCACGATCCGAATGGCAAGGGCAACGCCATTTTGGCGTGTATCGAGCACCTGCTCGATACGGACGACAGCCTCGTTCCGCTGGCCACCATGCCGCCCGGCACCGTGGCGTGGCGGAATGATCAGGGTGAGTCCTGGACCATCGAGGCACACGCCTACGAGGAGTAGCCGTAGGCAGTTCCCGCTAGTCGTGCGGGTGGTTTCGGGGGTCGTCTAGGCGCCGGGGCGCGCTTCCGTCGGTACGGTGATGGGGGTCGTGTCCGATGTCGTGGTGCCGGTGCGGATGGTTGTCGTTGTGCCCGTGGTGATTCGGGGCATGGCCATGGTGGTCTTGTTTCGGCGGATGCGGGTGATGGGGCGGGGCCGATGGGCGATGTGGTCGGCCGGGACGGTGTGGTGGCGGGGTGTGGCCGCCGGGCCCCGCGGGTGGGGGAGCGGGGTGATGCGGGGGTGTCGGTATTTGGGGTACCGGTACCGGCGGGAAGACCGGGGGCGGTGGGACATTGGGCATGGTCGGTGTGGTCGGGGTGGGCAGCGGCAGGATGGGCTTCGCGGGCATTACATAACCGCTGAGCCGAGACCGGTAGTGCCGCAATGCCGTATCGGCCTCATCACGCGAATTCGCCTCTATGACAGCTCGATACGCC
This region includes:
- a CDS encoding DUF2207 family protein, which gives rise to MLIIRGAAFGALLLALTTFFVVAPARAQDPPGATIKADIKLSEAGLLEVAETVTVPQGGRFHMLLPLRIVLHDNVERRFTVTDVATTGPGTAKSDGDKFVIDAPPGESTVKYTVHGVVSDAPGTQLFKWTGVLDADVAAIEASVISPSFRMGIADCRIGPAGRTTNCAGAHVEPDGVLQLRQDGLHRGDLLDVTLQLPPGTVPANAEIHDSSRSGAFTITTPVLIAFGVLLLALAAFGGYLVWTRRKDAAAPSSDKAVEPLWRNGNQTQFVSPGAVLPGQAGVLLHASANAAALAATVVDLAVRRYLWIEPIGESDWRITRAHPADEQLRDYERALYHALLPGDSATATISELPGTAIEPVRAALLSDAVGQGLLADRTRRRSLWLGVPLVLAGIGMTIALAVVGRNALVGAALLLGGIAALLLPRYLPARTGAGRQLVEQLAGFGSALEMLRPEQLSQSDRELVFARALPFTVVTGRADNWIRGFRDLPMAAGLYWFGGFDKDRDLRRFATHFPYFITALESSLATQPH
- a CDS encoding neutral zinc metallopeptidase — encoded protein: MAVILLAVVGALGYYSVWKPSLPVDTTAVRPSYTYAPTSSPTTLATTTVPVSTTVKTYSPTATAGPLTGSVAPSLNIPTPTKPAGPQPVIALADNPLFSDAGWGLPNIPCDYPDWSADPAAARAFFEAARTCLDGMWRPILRAANLPFATPNLEVPARAADTSSPCTGSGGSYAAFYCSANSTIYMPLDHIQVELHGDDIEIYLAIFAHEYGHHVQAMSGVTEKSNRDRYRAGQNSALGTELSRRLELEAQCFGGMFIGSSVFEGTLTAAQGQHDLQDNYRRGDSPGDVRDHGTKQHYGLWWEWGYSNNRVQKCNTWNATSDVVS